One Pseudomonadota bacterium genomic region harbors:
- a CDS encoding metal-dependent transcriptional regulator yields the protein MAVTDREENLLEAIAMAAEHGAVSLSQLQAAETEDSKIRVTSEDVDALVAAGYARRDRDRVDLTEAGRAVATATIRRHRLAEMLLYTLLGVDRSLASEIGCLVEHGIREEMIDAVCTLLGHPSACPHGRPIPPGACCRDRLTEVASQIVPLTDLRAGERARIVYIKPRAHERMHRLSSLGLNPGEILELHRRHPAFVLLYGDSEIAIDSDVAADIHVSRLPPREG from the coding sequence GTGGCGGTGACGGATCGGGAAGAGAACCTGTTGGAGGCGATCGCGATGGCGGCAGAGCACGGCGCCGTGTCGCTCTCGCAGCTGCAGGCGGCCGAGACCGAGGACTCCAAGATCCGAGTGACGTCCGAGGACGTGGACGCGCTCGTCGCCGCCGGATACGCCCGTCGCGATCGGGATCGCGTCGATCTGACCGAGGCCGGGCGGGCCGTCGCGACCGCGACGATCCGGCGGCACCGCCTCGCCGAGATGCTCCTCTACACGCTGCTCGGCGTGGACCGGTCGCTCGCATCGGAGATCGGCTGTCTCGTCGAGCACGGCATCCGCGAGGAGATGATCGACGCGGTCTGCACGCTCCTCGGCCACCCGAGCGCGTGCCCGCACGGTCGCCCGATCCCGCCCGGCGCGTGCTGCCGCGATCGCCTGACCGAGGTCGCGTCGCAGATCGTCCCGCTCACGGACCTCCGGGCGGGGGAGCGGGCGCGGATCGTGTACATCAAGCCGCGGGCCCACGAGCGCATGCACCGGCTCTCGTCGCTCGGGCTGAACCCGGGCGAGATCCTCGAGCTCCACCGCCGCCACCCGGCGTTCGTGCTCCTCTACGGCGACTCCGAGATCGCGATCGACTCCGACGTCGCCGCCGACATCCACGTGAGCCGCTTGCCGCCCAGGGAAGGCTGA
- a CDS encoding 50S ribosome-binding GTPase: protein MLLIGPLQSGKTTLFARLCGERFPDIAVPATSITATRGALARGLTRTFLRRLLGRGGGDGGAAELVDTPGTATLFPEGVDEAVARSALLELDPRAVIVVADARDPKRSLALFAHVAEFGIPVVLAINMEDKAWRHRVAIDAGLLESLVGAPVVITSAADGAGVDALVSALDRPAVPRRVAAFPKHLERALDRVLEAIGAPGATRGLATLLLARDDAALRHVGRKFGDGARARTAAVLEEIAAERTGLPPELEMTEALHAAAGHLSAQVVAREGGGGRFLDAFGRAAHHPVLGLLIGAAVVAAAYLWIGELGATRVADWIGMHVFDGWLNPWAERLAAHLPSPVLRDALVDPDFGLVPTGFALAFGLVMPVLFFFYFAFNILLDSGYLARLSVLFDRVFRLVGLNGRGIIPLTMGFSCVTMALITTRMLDTKRERIIASFLLMLGTPCAPLLAMMLVILAPMPASAAATVFGVIVTQTLLAGFATSHLLQGSASDFIMEIPPMRGPRLSSVALRTVRQTYHFMKEAVPLFLLASLVVFTVNRLGGLDALERAAHPVVNGLLGLPDEAVRVFVKTLIRRESGAAELELARGGFDNVQLVVTMLVMSFLMPCMNSAIVLVKERGLPTAAAMIALVSAYAIAVGAGLNAACRALGVTFG from the coding sequence GTGCTGCTCATCGGCCCGCTGCAGTCGGGCAAGACCACGCTCTTCGCGCGGCTCTGCGGTGAGCGGTTCCCGGACATCGCGGTCCCGGCGACGTCGATTACGGCGACGCGCGGTGCCCTCGCGCGAGGCCTCACGCGGACGTTCCTGCGGCGCCTTCTCGGCCGGGGTGGCGGCGACGGCGGCGCCGCGGAGCTCGTCGACACGCCCGGCACGGCGACGCTCTTCCCCGAGGGCGTGGACGAAGCCGTCGCGCGCAGCGCCCTCCTCGAGCTCGATCCGCGGGCCGTTATCGTCGTCGCCGACGCCCGTGATCCGAAGCGCTCGCTCGCGCTCTTCGCGCACGTCGCGGAGTTCGGCATCCCTGTCGTCCTCGCGATCAACATGGAGGACAAGGCGTGGCGTCACCGCGTCGCGATCGACGCCGGGCTGCTCGAGAGCCTCGTCGGCGCGCCTGTGGTGATCACCTCCGCGGCGGACGGCGCCGGGGTGGACGCGCTCGTGTCCGCGCTCGATCGCCCGGCCGTGCCGCGCCGCGTCGCGGCGTTCCCGAAGCACCTGGAGCGCGCCCTCGATCGGGTGCTCGAGGCGATCGGCGCGCCGGGCGCGACCCGCGGGCTCGCGACGCTCCTGCTCGCGCGGGACGACGCCGCGCTGCGACACGTGGGGCGGAAGTTCGGCGATGGTGCACGTGCGCGGACCGCGGCGGTGCTGGAGGAGATCGCGGCGGAGCGGACCGGCCTCCCGCCGGAGCTCGAGATGACCGAGGCGCTGCACGCGGCTGCGGGACACCTGTCCGCGCAGGTGGTCGCCCGCGAGGGGGGCGGCGGCCGGTTCCTGGACGCGTTCGGCCGCGCGGCCCACCACCCGGTGCTCGGGCTCCTGATCGGGGCGGCGGTCGTCGCGGCGGCCTATCTCTGGATAGGAGAGCTCGGCGCGACGCGCGTCGCGGACTGGATCGGCATGCACGTCTTCGACGGCTGGCTGAATCCCTGGGCGGAGCGGCTGGCCGCCCACCTCCCCTCCCCCGTCCTCCGGGACGCGCTCGTCGACCCCGACTTCGGCCTCGTGCCGACGGGGTTCGCGCTCGCGTTCGGCCTCGTCATGCCGGTGCTCTTCTTCTTCTACTTCGCGTTCAACATCCTCCTCGATTCCGGCTACCTGGCGCGGCTCTCGGTCCTCTTCGACCGCGTGTTCCGGCTCGTCGGCCTGAACGGCCGGGGGATCATCCCGCTCACCATGGGCTTCTCGTGCGTCACGATGGCGCTCATCACGACGCGCATGCTCGACACGAAGCGCGAGCGGATCATCGCGTCGTTCCTGCTCATGCTCGGCACGCCGTGCGCGCCGCTGCTCGCGATGATGCTCGTCATCCTCGCGCCGATGCCCGCGTCCGCCGCCGCCACGGTGTTCGGCGTCATCGTCACGCAAACGCTCCTCGCGGGCTTCGCGACGAGCCACCTGCTCCAGGGGAGCGCGTCGGACTTCATCATGGAGATCCCGCCGATGCGCGGGCCGCGGCTCTCGAGCGTCGCCCTGCGGACGGTCCGCCAGACCTACCACTTCATGAAGGAGGCGGTGCCGCTGTTCCTCCTGGCGTCGCTCGTCGTGTTCACCGTGAACCGCCTGGGCGGCCTCGACGCTCTCGAGCGCGCGGCGCACCCGGTAGTCAACGGGCTCCTCGGCCTGCCGGACGAGGCGGTCCGCGTCTTCGTCAAGACGCTGATCCGGCGCGAGAGCGGGGCAGCGGAGCTCGAGCTCGCGCGCGGCGGGTTCGACAACGTGCAGCTCGTCGTGACGATGCTCGTCATGTCGTTCCTCATGCCGTGCATGAATTCGGCGATCGTGCTCGTCAAGGAGCGGGGGCTGCCGACGGCGGCCGCGATGATCGCCCTCGTCTCCGCGTACGCGATCGCGGTCGGGGCTGGGCTGAACGCGGCGTGCCGCGCGCTCGGCGTGACGTTCGGTTGA
- a CDS encoding permease-like cell division protein FtsX: MHRVLHVVRRTFSGMRRRPWMHALSVVTLAASFLSFAATLTAARNVDALLARWLGGAELTLYVRDGVPAEEVARLAAAITEIDGVRAADVVAPQEARDRFAADLGALGDIAVALPSTAFPTAIDVSLGGALAHSPPGRRALAARLGAVRGVEEVELYDDWFDRLAAASLVARLAAFGLGALALVVAVLVVAAAVRTSVSARRREIEVLRFIGATDGYVRLPFLIEGAIEAALAMGLALALLAALMARLDGALADVLPLVGVGGLTRLGDAATIALLVGGLAAGTFGAALTLRRIEEV, translated from the coding sequence ATGCACCGTGTGCTCCACGTCGTTCGGCGAACGTTCAGCGGGATGCGGCGGCGGCCTTGGATGCACGCCCTGTCCGTGGTGACGCTCGCGGCGTCGTTCCTGAGCTTCGCGGCGACGCTGACCGCCGCGCGCAACGTCGACGCCCTGCTCGCGCGCTGGCTCGGCGGCGCGGAGCTGACCCTGTACGTCCGCGACGGCGTGCCGGCCGAGGAGGTCGCGCGGCTCGCGGCCGCGATCACGGAGATCGACGGCGTACGCGCCGCGGATGTCGTTGCGCCGCAGGAGGCGCGGGATCGCTTCGCGGCGGATCTCGGGGCGCTCGGCGACATCGCCGTCGCGCTCCCGTCGACCGCGTTCCCGACCGCGATCGACGTTTCGCTGGGCGGCGCCCTCGCGCACAGCCCTCCCGGGCGGCGCGCGCTCGCGGCCCGGCTCGGCGCCGTCCGCGGGGTCGAAGAGGTCGAGCTGTACGACGATTGGTTCGACCGGCTCGCCGCGGCGAGCCTCGTCGCGCGCCTCGCCGCCTTCGGGCTCGGCGCCCTCGCGCTGGTCGTGGCGGTCCTCGTGGTGGCCGCGGCCGTCCGGACGAGCGTGAGCGCGCGTCGCCGCGAGATCGAGGTGCTGCGCTTCATCGGCGCCACCGACGGGTACGTCCGGCTGCCGTTCCTCATCGAAGGCGCCATCGAGGCCGCGCTCGCCATGGGCCTCGCGCTGGCGCTGCTCGCCGCGCTCATGGCCCGGCTCGACGGCGCGCTGGCGGACGTGCTGCCGCTCGTCGGTGTCGGCGGCCTCACGCGGCTCGGCGACGCCGCGACGATCGCCCTCCTCGTCGGCGGCCTCGCCGCCGGGACCTTCGGCGCGGCGCTCACCCTGCGCCGCATCGAGGAGGTCTGA
- a CDS encoding ATP-binding cassette domain-containing protein, with protein sequence METRRGRESFDHPFPLVSLRRVSRFYRPDRPALFDVSLDIWRGEFVYVTGASGAGKSTFLRVLHLAEPPDTGALFVNGHDVADLRRGAISVLRCSMGVVFQDFRLVDDLSAAGNVALPLEVRGASSAEIERRVEEALERVGMGGRGAEPAGGLSGGEQQRVAIARALVGDPEIILADEPTGSLDAFSANVVLDMLEGVSRRGTTIVLATHDRMLIAARPHRVVALEGGRLIGMSSTGGETTARSGAAV encoded by the coding sequence ATGGAAACGCGCAGAGGTCGCGAGAGCTTCGATCACCCCTTCCCGCTCGTCTCGCTGCGGCGCGTGAGCAGGTTCTACAGGCCGGATCGGCCCGCGCTTTTCGACGTGTCGCTCGACATCTGGCGCGGCGAGTTCGTCTACGTGACGGGCGCGTCCGGTGCCGGCAAGAGCACGTTCCTGCGCGTGCTGCACCTCGCGGAACCGCCGGACACCGGCGCCCTCTTCGTCAACGGGCACGACGTCGCGGACCTGCGGCGCGGCGCCATCTCCGTGCTCCGCTGCTCGATGGGCGTGGTGTTCCAGGACTTCCGCCTCGTGGACGACCTCAGCGCGGCGGGCAACGTCGCGCTCCCGCTCGAGGTGCGCGGCGCGTCGAGCGCGGAGATCGAGCGGCGCGTCGAGGAGGCGCTCGAGCGCGTCGGCATGGGCGGGCGAGGGGCGGAGCCGGCGGGCGGGCTCTCCGGCGGGGAGCAGCAGCGCGTGGCGATCGCCCGCGCGCTCGTCGGCGATCCCGAGATCATCCTCGCGGACGAGCCGACCGGCAGCCTCGACGCCTTCTCCGCCAACGTCGTGCTCGACATGCTCGAGGGCGTCTCCCGGCGCGGCACGACGATCGTGCTCGCAACCCACGATCGCATGCTGATCGCGGCGCGCCCGCACCGGGTGGTCGCGCTCGAAGGCGGCCGCCTCATCGGCATGTCGTCGACGGGCGGCGAGACAACCGCCCGCAGCGGCGCGGCCGTCTAG
- a CDS encoding vitamin B12-dependent ribonucleotide reductase, giving the protein MSTTERFSMKSEGEVADKKKRTSGGGGGLKFSRLLTSVGSHPYDEVAWERRGASIANDKGEKIFDVDDVEVPAFWSQLATNVVVSKYFRSQSRSGEREKSVRQIIDRVVGAISSWGRRDGYFASEHDAETFEIELTHVLLHQLATFNSPVWFNVGIDSHPQASACFINAVEDTMDSIMQLATTEAALFKGGSGSGTNLSPIRSSREKLSLGGQASGPVSFMRGFDAFAGVIKSGGKTRRAAKMVILNVDHPDIVEFINCKVEEEKKAWALIEAGYSGDINGPAYGSVFFQNSNNSVRASDAFMRAVVEDRTYETKAVLDGTPMDTLRARDVLKQIAEATHACGDPGLQFDDTINGWHTCKASGRINASNPCSEYMFLDNTACNLGSLNLMRFVREDGEFDTDLFRHVVDIMITAQEIIVDNAKYPTERIAENSHRYRPLGLGYANLGALLMSRGLPYDSDAGRAYAGGLSALMTGEAYAHSARIASKIGPFPDYAPNAEAMLEVIDKHRAAVDDIDTELASPVVIQAATQVWDEARALGRKHGFRNAQVTVLAPTGTIAFMMDCDTTGIEPDIALVKYKRLVGGGMLKIVNQSVRRALERLGYTHREGDAILAHIERTGTIEGAPDLSPEHLPVFDCAFRAESGSRTIEPLGHIRMMAAVQPFISGAISKTVNVPPEATADEIFETYLEAWKLGLKAVAIYRDGSKRTQPLSTSEKAKNMQAARAYSPEMARRRLPDERQSITHKFDISGHEGYITAGMYDDGTVGEIFIRMAKEGSVVSGLMDSFATAISLALQYGVPLKVLVDKFSHTRFEPSGITRNPEIPIAKSIMDYLFRWMNLKFGPRECALNGMNIGDGDEPRVTVRSSDMSSIAPEPFRATSDFAGFETEVDAPPCPECGSIMVRSGACHRCLNCGATSGCS; this is encoded by the coding sequence ATGAGCACAACAGAGCGGTTCTCGATGAAAAGCGAGGGAGAGGTCGCGGACAAGAAGAAGAGGACCTCCGGCGGCGGCGGGGGGCTCAAGTTCTCGCGGCTCCTGACCAGCGTGGGCAGCCACCCTTACGACGAGGTCGCCTGGGAGCGCCGCGGGGCGTCGATCGCCAACGACAAGGGCGAGAAGATTTTCGACGTCGATGACGTCGAGGTGCCGGCGTTCTGGAGCCAGCTCGCGACGAATGTCGTGGTGTCCAAGTACTTCCGCAGCCAGAGCCGGTCCGGCGAGCGCGAGAAGTCCGTGCGGCAGATCATCGATCGCGTGGTCGGCGCGATCTCCTCGTGGGGGCGGCGCGACGGCTACTTCGCGTCGGAGCACGACGCCGAGACGTTCGAGATCGAGCTGACGCACGTGCTGCTCCACCAGCTCGCGACGTTCAACAGCCCGGTCTGGTTCAACGTGGGGATCGACAGCCACCCGCAGGCGTCGGCGTGCTTCATCAACGCGGTCGAGGACACCATGGACTCGATCATGCAGCTCGCCACGACCGAGGCGGCCCTGTTCAAGGGCGGCTCCGGCTCCGGCACGAACCTGTCGCCGATCCGCTCGTCGCGCGAGAAGCTGTCCCTCGGCGGCCAGGCGTCGGGCCCGGTGTCGTTCATGCGCGGGTTCGACGCGTTCGCCGGCGTGATCAAGAGCGGCGGCAAGACGCGGCGCGCCGCGAAGATGGTCATCCTCAACGTCGATCACCCGGACATCGTCGAGTTCATCAACTGCAAGGTCGAGGAGGAGAAGAAGGCCTGGGCGCTCATCGAGGCGGGCTACAGCGGCGACATCAACGGCCCGGCGTACGGCTCGGTGTTCTTCCAGAACTCCAACAACTCGGTGCGCGCCTCCGACGCGTTCATGCGCGCCGTGGTCGAGGATCGCACGTACGAGACCAAGGCGGTGCTCGACGGCACGCCGATGGACACCCTCCGCGCGCGCGACGTGCTCAAGCAGATCGCCGAGGCCACTCACGCCTGCGGCGATCCGGGGCTGCAGTTCGACGACACGATCAACGGCTGGCACACGTGCAAGGCGTCCGGTCGGATCAATGCGTCGAACCCGTGCTCCGAGTACATGTTCCTCGACAACACCGCGTGCAACCTCGGCTCCCTCAACCTGATGCGGTTCGTCAGGGAGGACGGCGAGTTCGACACGGATCTGTTCCGGCACGTCGTGGACATCATGATCACCGCGCAGGAGATCATCGTCGACAACGCGAAGTACCCGACCGAGCGGATCGCCGAGAACAGCCACCGGTATCGGCCGCTCGGGCTCGGCTACGCCAACCTCGGCGCGCTGCTCATGAGCCGCGGCCTCCCGTACGACAGCGACGCCGGGCGGGCCTACGCGGGCGGCCTCTCGGCGCTCATGACCGGCGAGGCGTACGCCCACTCCGCGCGCATCGCCTCCAAGATCGGCCCGTTCCCGGACTACGCGCCGAACGCCGAGGCGATGCTCGAGGTGATAGACAAGCATCGCGCGGCGGTGGACGACATCGACACGGAGCTCGCGTCGCCGGTCGTGATCCAGGCGGCGACGCAGGTCTGGGACGAAGCCCGCGCGCTCGGCCGGAAGCACGGCTTCCGCAACGCGCAGGTCACGGTGCTCGCGCCGACCGGGACGATCGCCTTCATGATGGACTGCGACACCACGGGGATCGAGCCGGATATCGCGCTCGTCAAGTACAAGCGCCTCGTGGGCGGCGGCATGCTGAAGATCGTGAACCAGTCCGTCCGCCGCGCGCTCGAGCGGCTCGGCTACACGCACAGGGAGGGTGATGCGATCCTCGCGCACATCGAGCGCACGGGCACGATCGAGGGCGCGCCCGACCTGAGCCCCGAGCACCTGCCGGTGTTCGACTGCGCGTTCCGCGCCGAATCCGGCTCGCGGACGATCGAGCCGCTCGGCCACATCCGCATGATGGCGGCGGTGCAGCCGTTCATCTCGGGCGCGATCTCGAAGACGGTCAACGTCCCCCCGGAGGCGACGGCCGACGAGATCTTCGAAACCTACCTTGAGGCGTGGAAGCTCGGGCTCAAGGCCGTGGCGATCTATAGGGACGGGTCCAAGCGCACGCAGCCCCTCTCGACGAGCGAGAAGGCGAAGAACATGCAGGCCGCGCGCGCCTACTCCCCCGAGATGGCGCGGAGGCGGCTGCCCGACGAGCGCCAGAGCATCACGCACAAGTTCGACATCTCCGGGCACGAGGGTTACATCACCGCCGGCATGTACGACGACGGGACGGTCGGCGAGATCTTCATCCGCATGGCGAAGGAGGGCTCGGTGGTGTCCGGCCTCATGGACTCCTTCGCCACCGCGATCTCGCTCGCGCTCCAGTACGGCGTGCCGCTCAAGGTGCTCGTCGACAAGTTCAGCCACACGCGGTTCGAGCCGTCCGGCATCACGCGCAACCCGGAGATCCCGATCGCCAAGTCGATCATGGACTACCTGTTCCGGTGGATGAACCTCAAGTTCGGCCCGCGGGAGTGTGCGCTCAACGGCATGAACATCGGCGACGGCGACGAGCCGCGGGTCACCGTGCGCTCGTCCGACATGAGCAGCATCGCGCCGGAGCCGTTCCGCGCGACGAGCGACTTCGCAGGGTTCGAGACCGAGGTCGACGCGCCGCCGTGCCCGGAGTGCGGATCGATCATGGTCCGCTCCGGCGCCTGCCACCGCTGCCTGAACTGCGGCGCGACGTCCGGCTGCAGCTGA
- the tmk gene encoding dTMP kinase — MQRGNLIVFEGIDGAGTTTQAEELRRRFAARGLPATVMAQPSGGPVGMLIRQILKGRLVTVGNKPPGWITMSLLFAADRQDLQESELEPSLRDGMNVICDRYVQSSVVYQSVSARREGAIPWILEINRHMRRPDVVFYLRVDPADAKRRRDARSDRPEIYDDLELQTQIAEAYDHIGETFPDVPFVTVDGSRPVDEIAEEIWAAVERIRATGAPI; from the coding sequence ATGCAGCGAGGCAACCTGATCGTTTTCGAGGGGATCGACGGGGCCGGCACCACGACGCAGGCCGAGGAGCTCAGGCGGAGGTTCGCCGCCCGCGGCCTGCCCGCGACCGTGATGGCGCAGCCGTCGGGCGGGCCCGTGGGGATGCTCATCCGGCAGATCCTCAAGGGGAGGCTCGTCACGGTCGGCAACAAGCCGCCGGGCTGGATCACGATGTCGCTCCTTTTTGCGGCCGACAGGCAGGACCTCCAGGAGTCCGAGCTCGAGCCGAGCCTGCGCGACGGGATGAACGTCATCTGCGACAGGTACGTGCAGTCGTCGGTCGTCTACCAGAGCGTGAGCGCGAGGCGCGAGGGGGCGATCCCGTGGATCCTCGAGATCAACCGGCACATGCGCCGCCCGGACGTCGTGTTCTACCTGCGCGTCGATCCCGCGGACGCTAAGCGCCGCCGCGACGCGCGCTCGGACCGGCCCGAGATCTACGACGACCTCGAGCTGCAGACGCAGATCGCCGAGGCGTACGATCACATCGGCGAGACGTTCCCGGACGTCCCGTTCGTCACCGTGGACGGCTCGAGGCCCGTCGACGAGATCGCGGAGGAGATCTGGGCGGCCGTCGAGCGCATCCGCGCCACAGGAGCACCGATATGA
- a CDS encoding PDZ domain-containing protein — MSAAEAPVVETELRRAALDELLAKGPAYALAMVQIDPAKKDGKFVGFRIVSFRSEIPAYLDLRPGDVVTRINDLPIERPEQFFAVFEVLRTAAEVKLDVLRDGAPKTITVPIVP; from the coding sequence GTGAGCGCAGCCGAGGCGCCCGTCGTCGAGACGGAGCTGCGCCGGGCGGCGCTCGACGAGCTGCTCGCCAAGGGGCCGGCGTACGCGCTCGCCATGGTGCAGATCGACCCGGCGAAGAAGGACGGCAAGTTCGTCGGGTTCCGGATCGTGTCGTTCCGATCCGAGATCCCCGCCTATCTGGACCTGCGCCCCGGCGACGTCGTGACGCGGATCAACGACCTGCCGATCGAGCGGCCCGAGCAGTTCTTCGCGGTGTTCGAGGTGCTCCGGACCGCGGCCGAGGTGAAGCTCGACGTCCTGCGCGACGGCGCGCCGAAGACGATCACCGTTCCGATCGTCCCGTGA
- a CDS encoding MotA/TolQ/ExbB proton channel family protein, translated as MNMTSVFLAGGAADKPMGSLVDMIRLVLEASPIVKGVIVLLGFFILACVFIILYKYIQIRRARRQTQRFLDAFWESKRLDDIYSAAETFHRSPISQLFRAGYIELSKLKGAADKGSPATDETHAGDIGNVERALRRASTSEITHLESMVPFLATTGSTAPFVGLFGTVIGIMISFMKITAEGSAGMEVVSQGISEALIATAIGLLAAIPAVIAYNYFLRQIRVLSSEMENFSADFLNIVKRHFLK; from the coding sequence ATGAACATGACCAGCGTCTTTCTGGCCGGCGGTGCCGCCGACAAGCCGATGGGCAGCCTCGTCGACATGATCCGCCTCGTGCTCGAGGCGTCGCCGATCGTCAAGGGCGTCATCGTGTTGCTCGGGTTCTTCATCCTCGCGTGCGTGTTCATCATCCTCTACAAGTACATCCAGATCCGGCGCGCCCGCCGGCAGACACAGCGGTTCCTCGACGCGTTCTGGGAGTCGAAGCGGCTCGACGATATCTACTCCGCGGCCGAGACGTTCCACAGGAGCCCGATCTCCCAGCTGTTCCGCGCGGGCTACATCGAGCTGTCCAAGCTCAAGGGCGCCGCCGACAAGGGGAGCCCCGCGACGGACGAGACGCACGCCGGCGACATCGGGAACGTGGAGCGCGCCCTGCGCCGCGCGTCGACGAGCGAGATCACGCACCTCGAGAGCATGGTTCCGTTCCTCGCCACGACCGGCTCCACCGCGCCGTTCGTCGGCCTGTTCGGCACGGTGATAGGCATCATGATCTCGTTCATGAAGATCACCGCCGAGGGGTCGGCCGGCATGGAGGTCGTGTCCCAGGGGATCTCCGAGGCGCTCATCGCGACCGCGATAGGCCTTCTGGCGGCGATCCCGGCCGTGATCGCGTACAACTACTTCCTGCGCCAGATCCGCGTGCTGTCTTCGGAGATGGAGAACTTCTCGGCGGACTTCCTCAACATCGTGAAGCGCCACTTCCTGAAGTAG
- a CDS encoding biopolymer transporter ExbD, translating into MGFSSTSGPGTPMSEINITPFVDVMLVLLIIFMVTAPMMGRGVELDLPKAKAEPMEVDQSKLVMTIDAGRRVFLGETEIPHAKLEDALGSNARLRREGELYLQADATVPYGFVVQVMAIIKKAGIPKLGMITDPAQGKWPPEEAAPPSP; encoded by the coding sequence ATGGGCTTTTCTTCGACTTCGGGACCCGGCACGCCGATGAGCGAGATCAACATCACGCCGTTCGTCGACGTGATGCTCGTCCTCCTGATCATCTTCATGGTCACCGCACCCATGATGGGCCGCGGCGTCGAGCTCGATCTGCCCAAGGCGAAGGCGGAGCCCATGGAGGTCGACCAGTCGAAGCTCGTGATGACGATAGACGCCGGGAGGCGCGTCTTCCTCGGCGAGACCGAGATCCCGCACGCCAAGCTTGAGGACGCGCTCGGGAGCAACGCGCGGCTCCGGCGCGAGGGCGAGCTGTACCTCCAGGCGGACGCGACCGTCCCGTACGGGTTCGTCGTGCAGGTGATGGCGATCATCAAGAAGGCCGGCATCCCGAAGCTCGGCATGATCACGGATCCGGCCCAGGGGAAGTGGCCGCCCGAGGAGGCCGCGCCCCCGTCGCCGTAG
- a CDS encoding CapA family protein gives MRRAALLFVSILALLPSACDRGGATPPEVKIRSRADQLTYGGELDIGTPLNRYVNEKTTASLLDLRSSLRKPMMRVFELLKGPDVTRRRPTPMASLQAPFGDESSGPRPELVEVLRLAGFRLISLGTRGLALADEAGAETTVQVLRDAGIAPVGLAGADGAPLVHRTAIGDTKASIVGFGFVDRAPRNEVIAAYETNRADAAVAAAKAAFSGDGDRGALSFAVVGWADKQDSAARRKIAHALIDDAGVDVVLGHFAGAFEGIEAHGGGLVVYNPGLLFSCNVAKDSIEQAFVYRIHLAGGALSWVEAQPIELRRRSSNIGMGTANTYGAVDKLVAQSAKLDTKMGDEFGRGILDLPVANGRE, from the coding sequence ATGAGGCGCGCGGCTTTGTTGTTCGTGAGCATTCTCGCGCTGTTGCCGTCCGCGTGCGACCGCGGCGGCGCAACGCCGCCGGAGGTCAAGATCCGGAGCAGGGCAGACCAGCTGACGTATGGCGGCGAGCTCGACATCGGCACGCCGTTGAATCGGTACGTGAACGAGAAGACCACCGCCTCGCTGTTGGATCTTCGATCGTCCCTGCGCAAGCCGATGATGCGGGTGTTCGAGCTCCTCAAGGGGCCGGACGTGACGCGCCGAAGGCCCACGCCGATGGCCTCCCTCCAGGCGCCGTTCGGCGACGAATCGAGTGGCCCGCGGCCTGAGCTCGTCGAGGTGCTGCGGCTCGCCGGGTTTCGATTGATCAGCCTCGGCACACGGGGGCTGGCGCTCGCGGACGAGGCGGGCGCCGAGACCACCGTCCAGGTGCTGCGCGACGCCGGGATCGCCCCCGTCGGGCTCGCGGGCGCGGACGGCGCGCCGCTGGTGCACAGGACCGCGATCGGCGACACGAAGGCGTCGATCGTCGGCTTCGGTTTCGTCGATCGGGCGCCGCGCAACGAGGTCATCGCCGCGTACGAGACCAATCGAGCCGATGCTGCGGTGGCGGCCGCGAAGGCGGCCTTTTCGGGCGACGGCGATCGCGGCGCGCTCTCCTTTGCGGTCGTGGGATGGGCCGACAAACAGGACTCGGCCGCACGCCGCAAGATCGCGCACGCCTTGATCGACGACGCCGGGGTCGACGTCGTGCTCGGCCACTTTGCGGGAGCTTTCGAGGGGATCGAGGCGCACGGGGGCGGGCTCGTCGTCTACAACCCGGGCCTCCTCTTCAGCTGCAACGTCGCCAAGGACTCGATCGAGCAGGCGTTCGTCTACCGGATCCACCTCGCGGGGGGCGCGCTCTCCTGGGTCGAGGCGCAGCCGATCGAGCTGCGTCGGCGGTCGAGCAACATCGGGATGGGCACGGCCAACACGTACGGCGCCGTCGACAAGCTCGTCGCGCAGTCGGCGAAGCTCGACACGAAGATGGGCGACGAGTTCGGCAGGGGGATCCTGGATCTGCCGGTCGCGAACGGGCGCGAGTAG